A segment of the Bacillus licheniformis DSM 13 = ATCC 14580 genome:
GAGCGCTTTAAAGCTTCTTTAAACACTTCCCTCGGATGGACGATTGAAGAGTTCAGGCTCCCTATAAAAACCGTGCGCTTGTGGATCACCTGGTTTTTCGTGTTCAGATACACACATACGAAGTGCTCCTGAGAGAGAAAGCGCATATCCCCCATTAAAAAATTGGCCGCATCTTCGGGAAAACGAATCACATAACGGTCTTTGCAAGCCAGACTGTGAATGCGCCGGCCAAGCTCAAGGGCCGCCAAAATCTGCACGGCTTTTGCGCGGCCGATCCCGGAAATGCTTGAAAGCTCCTCGGCGGATGCTTCTTTTAACAAACGGAGGCCGTCAAACGTTTGAAGCAGCCGGCTTGAAAGCTGAAGAACCGATTCTTTTTTCGTACCGGTTCTGAGCAGTATCGCAAGCAGTTCATGGTTTGACAAACTTTCGGCGCCTGTGTTGAGAAGGCGCTCCCTTGGCCTTTCTTCATCAGGAAAATCTTTTAATTTCAATGGCAGATCGCTTATGATAAACCCTCCCTTTTGATTCCCTTCTCGTTCGGTACATCAAAAGGAGTGGAGATCAAACGTTTTCAGCATTCTCATCGTTTTGGAAATCGGAAGGCCCACAACTGTATAATAGTCTCCTTTTATCTGTTTGACAAAAAGCGCGCCTTTTCCTTGTATTCCGTATGAACCGGCTTTATCAAACGGTTCTCCCGTAGCGATGTAAGCGCTGATTTCCTTTTCTTCAAGAGGCCAAAAAGAGACTTCGGTTTCCTCAAAAAATGTTTCGCATCTTTCGCCGTCCTTAATGCAGACGCCGGTGAGCACTGAATGGGTCTGTCCCGAAAGCATGCTCAGCATCCGTTCTGCATCTTCGGCATCTTTGGGCTTGCCCAAATAAGCTCCGTCATAATAAACAATGGTGTCGGCGCCAAGCACGACGGCATCAGGATATTGTTCGGCTACTGCACGCACTTTTTGTTCCGCCAACCATTTGACGTTTTCTGCTGGTGAAAAGTTTCGAATTAATTTTTCTTCCGCATTGCTCGTAACGATGCTGTACGGAATCTGCAGGAGATCGAGGAGTTCCTTTCTGCGGGGTGATTGTGAAGCCAATATGAGCTGTCGGGTCATAAGAAGCCATCCTTTCAAAGGTTTTTGCATAGGAAAAAAAGATACCTGTTTTATCCTACCAAAAGAACGCCGCCGCCACAATTTCAGAAAAATAACTTTTTAATGACAAAAATCGCGAAAATAAAAAAACCAGCACGTCTGCTGGTTTTCTATTTATTTAATTTGGCCCAGCAATAGCTGCTGGCTCTTCCAGCCGTTGGCTGCGGTCGGTTTCTCCAGAAGGTTGACGGCTTCCAGTATGCTCTTCTTTACCTCTTCAGAGCCTTTTGATTGGGCCCCGTCAAGTTGAGCTTTGACATCGGCTATGTTTTGAGATGTAACCTCCGCGCCGAGAATCGCTTTTGCCGACAGCTCAGCCGCTTCTTTAAAAGGCTCCAGCAAACCGGACTCGATTGCAACCGGAAGCTCTTTTCCGCCCCACGCTTCAAAATCGTTTTCGATTAATATTTTGCCAAGTTCAGATGTCATCTGCTTTTCTCCCGTTATTCCGGCGATTACATAAAACCCGTCGTCCTTGGCAATCGACACGGCGGCATACCCCTTGTCTGCGATTTGAGAGGCCAGCGTATCCGCTCCTTCTTTAGACGAAAACTTTCCGGCCTGAACGGCGAAGCTGTTAAAAGATTCTCCCGCTTGTCCGCTATTTTTTTCTCCGCTCTTTTTCTCCTCGGCACCGGAGTCACCGGCTTTAACGGTCTGGCCGTTTTCAGCATCCGCCCCAAGACTGCCGGAAGCCGGCACTCCTTCTTTATGCGTTGCGAGATTCAGCGCAAACAGACCGAGTCCCGTCCCGAGCAAAACAGCAAAGACGATGGTCGCGGCAAATCGCTTCACAGGATACGTAAGAGACGTTTTCGTTTTGCGGTTGTTTTTGGGCTCGTTTTTCTTTTGATAAGGCGCCACCACTTTAGGATCGTCTTTGTAGACGGTTTCTTCTTCGTCCGGTGGCGTCCATGTAAATTCACCTGTTTCATGTGTGCCGTCCTCTTTTGAAGCCGATATTTCCCGTTCTGCCTTTCTCTTTTCTTCCCAGTTCGAAAAGGTAAACTTCTTTTCTTCATTTCTGTTGGAAAACTCTTTTTCATTTCCGTAGATAGTCTCTTCTCTGCCGTTGATCATCACTTTAAGCGGGTCTTGTTCGGGCGCTTTTTTAGCTGAGTTTTTCTTGCTTTTCCGTTTTTTCATATGCTTCCCTCGCTTTCTGTTAATTGTTTTATATTGATTTAGGCGGCAGCTTGGCCGCTCTCTATACGCTCGGCAGAGGGAAGCCAGAAGGAAGGAGGAGTTCTCCTAAAGGCTGTCCCTCTTAATGTCCACACTTTATCACAGCCTCAAAAAAAAAGAACAAGACTTTTGTCGTCTTGCCCAAAAAGGTTTCGTCAAATTTTTCACCACCATGCCGTTTGAAGGTACCACTCGATCATTGGTTCGCCATAGAAGCAGCTCGTCAGCGTCCCGGCCAGAATCGCGGGAGCAAACGGCATTGGTTCATTTTTCTTCAGTTTGCCTGCCAGGAGTGCAATAAGACCAAGCACCGTTCCTGCGGCTGCCGAGAGGAAAAAAGCGAGAACGAGGAGGCGGCTGCCGAGCGCCATGCCGATTACCGCAAACAGCTTTACGTCTCCCCAGCCGATCCCCCCTTTCGTCAAAAGCAGCGTCAAGAGGGGCAGCATACCGCCGGCCATCGCACCGCTCAAACTTGAGTGCCACTGTTCCAGAGGAACAAGGAATCGTCCGACGGCAAAGACAGGCAGGAAAAAACAAAGAACAGCATCCGGAATGATCATGTGTGTCACATCAGATACAAAGACGATCAAAAGCAGAGATATAAGAGCAAGCACAATCACCAGCTCCCCCTCATGCCCAACGTGCATGCCGGCAAACGCAAACAGGATGGCGGCGGAGAGCTCAACTGCCGGATACACGATCGAGAGCGGGGTTTGACATCCTTTGCACCTCCCCCGCTGCATCAAATAGGACAAAACCGGTATCAGCTCCGAGAAGCCCAGCTGCCTTTTGCAGACGCGGCAGAGGGAACGCGGAGCAATCAATGATATCTTTTCAGGAATGCGGCGCCCGGCCGAATTAAAAAAAGAGCCGAGCACTAAACCTGCCGTAAAAAGGTAAAAGATGAACATCGTTATCAACCTCGCAGAATCAAATTTCATGAAAAAAGCTGCTGCCTAGCGGCTGTTATTTTAGCAAATATGAAGCGCCTCCTCTTTTCCTAAAACATAAAAATGCGCCGTCAGCCGGTGGCCAAAAGCGCATTTTTATGTTTTATTCAGTTAAAGCTGCCCTGACGGCGGAAATAAAATAAAGCGACCCGGTGATAACGACCACCGCTTTTTCCTCTTCAGCTTTTTCTTCGATATACCGGAAAACAGAGGCGATGTCTTCATCAAATGTTTTATAATCAGCGGTACTTTGCTCAAACAGCTTTTGAGCGGATTCCGCCCTCGGGAAATCAAAGGATGTGAAGTGAATCGATGACGCAAACGACTCGATTTTGCGGATCATGTCTCTGTACGGCTTATCTTTAAGAGCGCTGAAGCATACGTGAATATTCCGCCCGGCGAAGTGGGAGGAGATCGTCTCGGCCAGCCGCTCCATCCCTTCTTTGTTATGAGCGCCGTCGATATAAACAAGAGGCTTGTTCAATACCTTCTCAAACCGGCCGGGCCATCCCGCGTTACGAATGCCGCGTTTCAGCTCTTTTTCGCCGATCGCCGCATGTTTTTCGGCTGTCAGCCATTCGGCCGCAAGTATGGCCAAAGACGCGTTTTGCCGCTGATGGGTGCCGATCAGGCTTGTTTCAATTCCTTCATAATGATGTAACGGTGTTTTCAACGAAAACTGCTCTCCCTCAGGCAATGAAAGCTCCCCGTACAGCTGGCAATCCTCGTGAAGGGATATAAAAGCAGATTCTGTCTCCATCGCCTTTCGCTTTATCACCTCAGCCGCTTCATGCTGATGAACGGCTGTGATAACAGGAACGCCGCGTTTGATGATCCCTGCCTTTTCCGCGGCAATCTCTTTCAATGTACCGCCTAATATCGCCGTATGGTCATGGCCGATCGAAGTGATGACCGTTAACATCGGCTTCACGACGTTTGTCGAATCCAAACGGCCGCCTAAGCCCGTTTCAAAAATAACAAAATCTGTCCGCCTGTATTTAGCAAAATATAAAAATGCGCATGCCGTAATAATTTCAAATTCTGTGGCGGCTCCGAATTCGGTTTTTTCAAGCTCAAGGACAAGAGGCCCGACCTCATTAAAGAGCGCCGTCCATTCTTCATCTGAGATCGGGGCGCCGTCAACGCTGATCCGTTCGTTAAAGGTGATGATATACGGTGATGTGAAGGTGCCTGCTGTATAACCGGCTTCATTTAATACCGAACGGAGAAAAGCGATCGTTGAACCTTTTCCGTTTGTTCCGGCGACATGAACCGCATTGAGCTTTTTCTCGGGGTGCCCGAGCTTTCTCAGCAGCCATTCCATTCGTTCCAAACCCGGCTTCACGCCGAATTTAAGCCTTCCGTTAATCCAGCTGAGTGCTTCATCAAACGTTTTGAACAAGCGCATTCCTTCCCTTCAATTGATGAAGGTGTTTTCCAGCGGCTTTAGAAAGACCTGGAAAACACCTCCTTTTTCGTGTTATCAGTTTTTCAATTCGGCGATTCTTTTTTCTACAGCTTCACGCTTCGCCGTATAATCGGCTTCTTTCGCCCGCTCTTCTTCAATGACATGTGCAGGTGCTTTTTTCATAAATCCTTCATTGCTTAATTTCTTCTGAACCCGTTCAACTTCCTTCGTCAGCTTATCGAGTTCTTTTTGAAGGCGGCTGATTTCTTCGTCAATGTTAATCAGACCTTCGAGCGGCAAGATCAGCTCGGCGCCAGATACGACAGCGGTCATCGCTTTATCGACCGCTTGAATATCCGTTCCGATCTGAAGAAGGCTCGGATTCGTAAAGCGTTCTACGTACGAACGGTTTTCTTCAAGTCGTTCAGCGATTTCCGGCGTGCTCGTTTTAATATAAAGTTCAATCTGCTTGCTGAGCGGCGTGTTAACTTCGCTGCGGATGTTCCGTACGGCGCGGATGACTTCAACGAGAAGCTTCATATCCGCCGCGGCCTCGGTGTCCGTATATTCTTTGACGGCCTCAGGCCATTTGGCGACTGTAATGGATTCCCCTTCGTGAGGAAGATGCTGCCAAATCTCTTCCGTCAGGAACGGCATAAACGGATGCAGGAGGCGCATCGTTTGATCCAGCACATACGCTAAAATGGAGCGGGTTGTCTTCTTCGCCGCTTCATCTTCGCCGTAAAGCGGAAGTTTAGCCATTTCGATGTACCAGTCACAGAAATCATCCCAGATAAAATTGTAGAGATGGCGGCCAACCTCGCCGAATTCGTACTTGTCGGCCAGCTGTGTCACGGTTTCAATCGTTTCATTCAACCTTGTTAAAATCCACTTATCGGCAACGGATTTTTCCCCTGACAGGTCAAGCTCTTCGTATGTCATGCCGTCCATGTTCATCAGAGCGAACCTTGATGCGTTCCAAATCTTGTTCGCAAAATTCCATGTTGACTCTACTTTTTCAAAGCTGAAGCGTAAATCCTGACCCGGAGAGCTTCCTGTTGCAAGGAAGTAGCGCAGCGAATCCGCTCCGTACTTGTCGATTACATCCATCGGATCGACGCCGTTTCCGAGCGATTTGCTCATTTTGCGGCCCTGGTCGTCGCGGATGAGCCCGTGGATCAAGACATCTTTAAACGGACGTTCTCCGGTAAATTCGATACCTTGGAAGATCATTCTCGATACCCAGAAGAAAATAATATCGTAGCCTGTGACAAGGACGTTCGTCGGATAGTAGCGCTTGAAATCTTCCTCATCGATATCAGGCCAGCCCATCGTTGAAAACGGCCAAAGAGCGGAACTGAACCATGTATCAAGAACGTCTTTGTCCTGCTCCCAGTTTTCTGCATCTTCCGGCGCTTCAACGCCGACATAGATTTCACCGGTTTCTTTATGGTACCATGCCGGAATCCGATGGCCCCACCAGAGCTGGCGGGAAATGCACCAGTCGCGGATATTTTCCATCCAGTGCAGATACGTTTTTTCAAAACGGTCAGGGACGAAGTTGACTTTGCCTTCGCTTTTTTGCAATTCGATGGCGGCGTCGGCAAGCGGCTGCATTTGCACGAACCACTGTGTTGACAAATACGGCTCAACGACTGCTCCGCTTCGTTCGCTGTGGCCGACCGAATGCGTATGTTCTTCAATCTTGAACAGCACGCCCTCTTCCTGAAGATCTTTCACGATCTGCTTGCGGCATTCAAAACGGTCCATGCCTTTATATTGAAGGGCATTGTCATTCATCGTGCCGTCTTCATTCATGACGAGAATGCGTTCAAGGTTGTGGCGGTTTCCGATTTCAAAGTCGTTCGGATCATGGGCAGGCGTAATTTTGACGGCGCCTGAACCGAATTCCATATCGACATAGTCGTCTCCGACAATCGGGATTTCTCTGCCCGTGATCGGCAGAATGACCGTTTTTCCGATTAGGTGTTTGTACCGCTCGTCTTCCGGATGCACCGCAACCGCTGTATCGCCGAGCATTGTTTCCGGACGGGTCGTCGCAATTTCAATCGAGCCTGAACCGTCTTTCAGCGGATATCGCATATGATAGAACGCACCTTGTACGTCTTTATAGATGACTTCGATGTCTGACAAAGCCGTTTTGGTTGCCGGATCCCAGTTAATGATATATTCTCCGCGGTAAATCAGCCCTTTTTCATAAAGCTTTACAAATACTTCGCGCACCGCTTTAGAAAGCCCCTCATCGAGGGTGAACCGCTCCCTAGAATAATCGAGGCCGAGACCGAGCTTTGCCCACTGGCTGCGAATAAAATCGGCATATTCCTCTTTCCAATTCCATGTTTCTTCAAGGAATTTTTCGCGTCCGAGATCATAGCGCGTTTTTCCTTCTTCACGAAGCTTCGCTTCTACTTTTGCCTGGGTTGCAATACCGGCGTGGTCCATACCCGGCAGCCAGAGCACGTCATAGCCCTGCATCCGTTTCATTCTTGTCACGATATCCTGCAAGGTGGAATCCCAAGCATGCCCCAAGTGCAGCTTACCCGTCACATTCGGCGGGGGAATGACAACGGTGTACGGTTCTTTTTCAGGATCGTTTTTCGCTTCGAAAAATTTGCCGTTCACCCAATAGTCGTATCTGTCTTTTTCAACTGCAGACGGATCGTATTTTGTCGGCATCGTCAGTTCTTGATTATCCATTTTCAAACCTCCAACAGTATTAAACGGCTGAACAATAAAAAAGAGTCCTCTTGATCCTGTTAAAAGGACGAAGAGAACTCTCTCGCGGTACCACCTTTTTTCATGAATGCAAAAAAAACGCATTCACGCACTTAAATGGGATAACGGGACTTTCCCGAATTTCTCTACTTTTTTGTTCGAGAAATTGCGCTCCTGGGCGACCTTCCAAAAAAGACTGACTGGGAGCCTTTCAGCGAACCGGCTTCCCTCTCTGCAAGCGTCTGTTTTTGTACTCTTCCCATTCAAAGCGGGTGATCATTGACTTTTCAGCACGTACTTTTTCTTTTTCTTATATTACTAAATCTTTTTCATTTTCGTCAATCATCTTTTCCGTTTTTCTGTTGTTTTATACGAGATTGGGCCATGCACACAAGCTCCTTTTCCTCATATGATGCTGTAACGAAAAGGAGAGGAGGCATAAGATGCGAAAAAAATTCAACACATATTCATTCCAGCCGTGGCTGAAGCAAGTCAGGCTTGTTGCTGTTCAAGTCGTCCTCCCGATTACGATATTCCAGGGCATCCGCACGATCATCTTTCCTACCACATTTGATGTCCTCCTTTTGGGCATTCTCATATTCCTTGCGTGCGCCTTTCACCTTGACTGGATTTAAGCACGAAAAAAAGTCCGCATCATGATGATGGGGACTCTGTTTCTTCCTGCAGTTTTCTGTTTTCTTCCGTCTCGTGAATGCTCATCACAAGCGGCTCAGCGTTTTTCATTTGCCAGTACGCCTTTAAAAGCCTTGTACAGGCTTCTTTTTCCCCGAGCCCCTTCTCATGTTCGTAGCGGTTCAGTACGCCGAATACAGGCCCCGGGTAAGCCATATAGCTGAGGAATAAGCCGATTTCTTCCTCCCGCAAAGGATAGACATTGTGATACGTATAAAACCAGTTTACACATTCCGTGCACATAACGGGGTTCGTCTTAAACATTCTAGTAAAAAATACGATGAGATCATTTGCAGGCGGCGCATGTCCCGCTTTCTCAAAGTTCGTAAAGTAACCCGTTCCGGTATCGTTATAGAGAAAATGCCGAACGGACAGGTGCCCGTGGTTTAAGACCATTCTGGCAGACTCTTTTTCTCTCATGGCTTCATGCCAATCTTCAAGGCGGGCGAGCGCAAAGTCGGCAGCTGATATCGTCTCTTTGAAATACATGGCCGCCTGAAGCTGGAACGGGGACATATACCATTCGTTTTCCGCTTTCATGATGAATGCTTCATATTTCTGTTTTTGCTGTTCCCATTTCCGTTTTGTCCGTTCATAGTGTCCGAGTATTTCTTCCCGCCTCACGCCGAGCTCTTTTTCCGTCCGCTGGTGAAGAAGAGCGATTTCTTTAAACATATATTCGTGTTTTTGATCCCGCTCTTCCTCCCTTTCAAGAGTAAGCCAGGGCATGAGATAGCAGACATCTTCTCCGGCTTGCGTTAAAAATTCGCCTGTGCGGTTTCGATAGACAGGAACGAACTGCCTGTAGCCTTTTTCCTCCAGCATGATCATCTGTTCCGTGAAGCGGGTGTTTCTTGAAGCCGCCAATTTTTTCAGAGCAAATACACCGTGATCCGTATACACTTTCCACACCTTTGAACTGACGGACTCCATATATTCAGGCGTAAGACCGTACTCATTTAAAACAGACTGGATGCCTTCCATCGGCTTCACCACATTTTTATCAATGCATTAGGCATGGCTGTTTTGATAATCCGGTATATAAAGGATCTGTCCCTCTTTTAATTCCTCGTCAAGGGAAAGGGAATTCATCCGGATGAGCTGCTGGACGTTAATATCATAGCGCTCGCACAGAAGATCAATCGTATCATTTTGCTGAACGATGCACATCCTCATTCGAGTAAACTCCTCCTCTCCCTGCTTTGTAAACAGCTTTGTCAAATAGAGTGCGTTGTCGTTTTCCTTTGCTGACACTTCCTGTTCATCCGCTGCCTGCATTTCATCTCTTTCTTCTTCGGGCTCCGTCTGCTCATGAAACGAATATTCCGGGATTTCAATCGTATGCCCGGCTTCCTCTTCTTCATCAATCGCTTCTGCTTCCTGTGTCACCTCAACCTCAAAAGCCTCAGGCTCCCTGTCATTCTGGTCTTCCTTCAGAAGAGGAGGAACACTGTAGAACGGGTTCTCTTTCAGTTCCTCGTGAGGTTGATAAGAGCTGTGCGACAGCTCCGGCTCTTCTTCCGCTTCTTCTCTTTTCAGCTCATATTCTTCCGGTTCCTCTTCCACTTTCTCTCTTTTCAGCTCATATTCTTCCGGTTCCTCTTCCACTTTCTCTCTTTTCAGCTTATATTCTTCTTCCGGCTGTTCAAGAGAGGCTTCTTTTTGATTTTCTATTTCGCGCTTCGTACGCTCTGCCGCCGACAAAGACGCTGTAAAAAACGGTTTAGCTTCCTCTGTGTCGTTTCCGAGAAACGACTGGTAAATCGGAACCGTTTCCTCACCGGTATCATGTTCTTCCGCCTGTTCTTCGTCCTGCTCTTCGTAAGGTCTGTCAAGCTGGATCAAATATTCTTTCTCTTCACCCTGATCTTCGTCGTTTGAAGGTGATCTGTAGGCAGGTTCGAGCTCCTCTTCCGGATGGACGGCCGCAGGCATAGTGCGCGGTTCTTCTTCACCCGCTTCACCGCTCACATTCAAGAGGCCTTCAATCGCCAAATCAGCCTGAATCGTCAGCATCCTCGCATCTGTCAGCTGATAATCGAAAGCGTCAATAAAAACAAATACGTCGTTTAAATGATTGACTTTGTCTTTCGGGATGGTGATATCCACTGGGAAACAATGCGTCAGCTCTGCGCTGCCGTCCCCTTTCAGCTTTACATCTTCTACAAATCGGCTTGTCGCAGGCAGCTCTGCATACTCCCGGGTTTGATCTATGTTGTATTCGCCTGTCAGCTCTAATGACCCTCGTATGGATACATAATCATTTACTTCCTGAACGGTAATGTCAGGATCCAATGAAATCGATAATAATTCGGATACTTCCTGTCCTTTTTGAAAACAGATTGACTCTTCTACAGAAAATTGCAAACGATTGTTTTGCGGCAAACTGATATCCTCCCTTCACCTAATTTTTAAAATTAGATGTCAGTAAAGATGTATGTGAAAAGCAGGCAGAATATGAACAGAAAAATCAGCAGCCGTTTTCGGCACCATGCAAAAAAGAGCCGCCGGCAATGTCCGGCAGCCCTTTTCTTTATCTGGAGCGGCTGATTCTTTCGAATACGCGTTCAGCAGCTTTAATCGTATGCTCAATGTCGTCATCCGTATGAGCGGTTGACAAGAACAGCCCTTCAAACTGTGAAGGCGGCAGAAACACGCCTTCATCGGCCATTCCTTTATAATATTCGGCAAACAGTCCGAGGTCAGACTGTTTCGCTGTATCATAATTGATGACCGGTCCATTTGTGAAGAAAAAGCCGATCATAGACCCCGCCCTGTTGAATGTACACGGAATGCCATTTTTCTCTGCAGCTTCAGAAATTCCTTTTTCCAAGCGGTCAGCTTTGCGG
Coding sequences within it:
- the radC gene encoding RadC family protein → MKLKDFPDEERPRERLLNTGAESLSNHELLAILLRTGTKKESVLQLSSRLLQTFDGLRLLKEASAEELSSISGIGRAKAVQILAALELGRRIHSLACKDRYVIRFPEDAANFLMGDMRFLSQEHFVCVYLNTKNQVIHKRTVFIGSLNSSIVHPREVFKEALKRSAASFICVHNHPSGDPAPSREDIEVTQRLHESGQLLGIELLDHIIIGDQKFVSLKEKGYL
- a CDS encoding Maf family protein, whose product is MTRQLILASQSPRRKELLDLLQIPYSIVTSNAEEKLIRNFSPAENVKWLAEQKVRAVAEQYPDAVVLGADTIVYYDGAYLGKPKDAEDAERMLSMLSGQTHSVLTGVCIKDGERCETFFEETEVSFWPLEEKEISAYIATGEPFDKAGSYGIQGKGALFVKQIKGDYYTVVGLPISKTMRMLKTFDLHSF
- a CDS encoding SPOR domain-containing protein is translated as MKKRKSKKNSAKKAPEQDPLKVMINGREETIYGNEKEFSNRNEEKKFTFSNWEEKRKAEREISASKEDGTHETGEFTWTPPDEEETVYKDDPKVVAPYQKKNEPKNNRKTKTSLTYPVKRFAATIVFAVLLGTGLGLFALNLATHKEGVPASGSLGADAENGQTVKAGDSGAEEKKSGEKNSGQAGESFNSFAVQAGKFSSKEGADTLASQIADKGYAAVSIAKDDGFYVIAGITGEKQMTSELGKILIENDFEAWGGKELPVAIESGLLEPFKEAAELSAKAILGAEVTSQNIADVKAQLDGAQSKGSEEVKKSILEAVNLLEKPTAANGWKSQQLLLGQIK
- a CDS encoding prepilin peptidase; amino-acid sequence: MFIFYLFTAGLVLGSFFNSAGRRIPEKISLIAPRSLCRVCKRQLGFSELIPVLSYLMQRGRCKGCQTPLSIVYPAVELSAAILFAFAGMHVGHEGELVIVLALISLLLIVFVSDVTHMIIPDAVLCFFLPVFAVGRFLVPLEQWHSSLSGAMAGGMLPLLTLLLTKGGIGWGDVKLFAVIGMALGSRLLVLAFFLSAAAGTVLGLIALLAGKLKKNEPMPFAPAILAGTLTSCFYGEPMIEWYLQTAWW
- a CDS encoding bifunctional folylpolyglutamate synthase/dihydrofolate synthase, with protein sequence MFKTFDEALSWINGRLKFGVKPGLERMEWLLRKLGHPEKKLNAVHVAGTNGKGSTIAFLRSVLNEAGYTAGTFTSPYIITFNERISVDGAPISDEEWTALFNEVGPLVLELEKTEFGAATEFEIITACAFLYFAKYRRTDFVIFETGLGGRLDSTNVVKPMLTVITSIGHDHTAILGGTLKEIAAEKAGIIKRGVPVITAVHQHEAAEVIKRKAMETESAFISLHEDCQLYGELSLPEGEQFSLKTPLHHYEGIETSLIGTHQRQNASLAILAAEWLTAEKHAAIGEKELKRGIRNAGWPGRFEKVLNKPLVYIDGAHNKEGMERLAETISSHFAGRNIHVCFSALKDKPYRDMIRKIESFASSIHFTSFDFPRAESAQKLFEQSTADYKTFDEDIASVFRYIEEKAEEEKAVVVITGSLYFISAVRAALTE
- a CDS encoding valine--tRNA ligase; this translates as MDNQELTMPTKYDPSAVEKDRYDYWVNGKFFEAKNDPEKEPYTVVIPPPNVTGKLHLGHAWDSTLQDIVTRMKRMQGYDVLWLPGMDHAGIATQAKVEAKLREEGKTRYDLGREKFLEETWNWKEEYADFIRSQWAKLGLGLDYSRERFTLDEGLSKAVREVFVKLYEKGLIYRGEYIINWDPATKTALSDIEVIYKDVQGAFYHMRYPLKDGSGSIEIATTRPETMLGDTAVAVHPEDERYKHLIGKTVILPITGREIPIVGDDYVDMEFGSGAVKITPAHDPNDFEIGNRHNLERILVMNEDGTMNDNALQYKGMDRFECRKQIVKDLQEEGVLFKIEEHTHSVGHSERSGAVVEPYLSTQWFVQMQPLADAAIELQKSEGKVNFVPDRFEKTYLHWMENIRDWCISRQLWWGHRIPAWYHKETGEIYVGVEAPEDAENWEQDKDVLDTWFSSALWPFSTMGWPDIDEEDFKRYYPTNVLVTGYDIIFFWVSRMIFQGIEFTGERPFKDVLIHGLIRDDQGRKMSKSLGNGVDPMDVIDKYGADSLRYFLATGSSPGQDLRFSFEKVESTWNFANKIWNASRFALMNMDGMTYEELDLSGEKSVADKWILTRLNETIETVTQLADKYEFGEVGRHLYNFIWDDFCDWYIEMAKLPLYGEDEAAKKTTRSILAYVLDQTMRLLHPFMPFLTEEIWQHLPHEGESITVAKWPEAVKEYTDTEAAADMKLLVEVIRAVRNIRSEVNTPLSKQIELYIKTSTPEIAERLEENRSYVERFTNPSLLQIGTDIQAVDKAMTAVVSGAELILPLEGLINIDEEISRLQKELDKLTKEVERVQKKLSNEGFMKKAPAHVIEEERAKEADYTAKREAVEKRIAELKN
- the ysxE gene encoding spore coat protein YsxE; its protein translation is MEGIQSVLNEYGLTPEYMESVSSKVWKVYTDHGVFALKKLAASRNTRFTEQMIMLEEKGYRQFVPVYRNRTGEFLTQAGEDVCYLMPWLTLEREEERDQKHEYMFKEIALLHQRTEKELGVRREEILGHYERTKRKWEQQKQKYEAFIMKAENEWYMSPFQLQAAMYFKETISAADFALARLEDWHEAMREKESARMVLNHGHLSVRHFLYNDTGTGYFTNFEKAGHAPPANDLIVFFTRMFKTNPVMCTECVNWFYTYHNVYPLREEEIGLFLSYMAYPGPVFGVLNRYEHEKGLGEKEACTRLLKAYWQMKNAEPLVMSIHETEENRKLQEETESPSS
- a CDS encoding LysM peptidoglycan-binding domain-containing protein → MPQNNRLQFSVEESICFQKGQEVSELLSISLDPDITVQEVNDYVSIRGSLELTGEYNIDQTREYAELPATSRFVEDVKLKGDGSAELTHCFPVDITIPKDKVNHLNDVFVFIDAFDYQLTDARMLTIQADLAIEGLLNVSGEAGEEEPRTMPAAVHPEEELEPAYRSPSNDEDQGEEKEYLIQLDRPYEEQDEEQAEEHDTGEETVPIYQSFLGNDTEEAKPFFTASLSAAERTKREIENQKEASLEQPEEEYKLKREKVEEEPEEYELKREKVEEEPEEYELKREEAEEEPELSHSSYQPHEELKENPFYSVPPLLKEDQNDREPEAFEVEVTQEAEAIDEEEEAGHTIEIPEYSFHEQTEPEEERDEMQAADEQEVSAKENDNALYLTKLFTKQGEEEFTRMRMCIVQQNDTIDLLCERYDINVQQLIRMNSLSLDEELKEGQILYIPDYQNSHA